The following are from one region of the Etheostoma spectabile isolate EspeVRDwgs_2016 chromosome 15, UIUC_Espe_1.0, whole genome shotgun sequence genome:
- the LOC116702931 gene encoding hemoglobin subunit alpha-1 encodes MSLSTKDKETVKFFWTKVADKCEEVGSDALSRMLVVYPQTKTYFSHWKDLSPGSAPVKKHGNTIMLGVGQAVASIDDLNAGLLTLSELHAFTLRVDPANFKILSHCLLVVLSIKFPNDFTPEVHVALDKFLAAVSRALAEKYR; translated from the exons ATGAGTCTCAGCACCAAGGACAAGGAAACAGTCAAATTCTTCTGGACTAAAGTGGCTGACAAGTGTGAGGAGGTCGGCTCTGATGCTCTGTCCAG GATGCTGGTGGTTTACCCGCAAACCAAGACTTACTTCAGCCACTGGAAGGACTTGAGCCCCGGCTCTGCGCCGGTGAAGAAGCACGGAAATACCATCATGCTTGGAGTTGGACAAGCTGTGGCCAGCATCGACGACCTGAATGCGGGTCTTCTGACCCTCAGTGAGCTGCATGCCTTCACTCTTCGAGTGGACCCTGCCAACTTCAAG ATTCTCTCTCACTGCCTCCTTgttgtcctgtccattaaattCCCCAACGACTTCACCCCTGAGGTCCATGTCGCTCTGGACAAGTTCCTGGCTGCTGTGTCCCGTGCCCTGGCTGAGAAATACAGATAA